The genome window GGCGGAAAACCCTCCCTCCCGCGCCTCCTCCCAGCCCCCTCCTCCTTGCAGCGAGCTGCTTCGCCCTCTCCTCTGCAGCGAAGAAGTCTGTGGTCGCCCTGAAGAATTCCAGCAGAGCTCTGTGGCTCCAGTTGGTCCGACGGCTCTCCATCCCACTGTTTGGTGCAGCTGCAGAACCGACTGCACCGACTGCACCACCAGCACTGCCCTCGAACTGGGTGGAGAAACCACAGTGACTTCCACGTTCAGTtaggaggaggaaaaaatgtGGGTTTGTCTCAAAGAGTTCCAAGGGCACCGTGGATTGGGCGTCACCACGGACTGGGTCATCCTGAGCACACACGCTCAAGACAGGAATAGCAACTTCATCCACATCTCTCAAGGGTTCGTTGCGTTCCCAGTAAGCATCCCAGGTGCCTGAAGTATTGCAGCTAATGCTGGTccctgctggtgctgctggtgtGGAGCCCACTTGTCCAGTCTGACAAAATAATGCCTCTTCCAGGCCCCGCAAGGAACAGCTAGAAAACAGGGTGTCTGTCTGTATGGTCTCACCCAGCACCGTCTtgtacctacacacacacacacacacacacacacacacacaacgaacacaaataaacagacaAGAGAAAACCAGTAAATCAATTTTGGAGAGCATGGGTCTCATATTCCCTCAGTGGCATTGATTTGAGAAACCTTACCTGGGTCACGATGTCTCTCAGAATCAATGACTTGACACTGAGCAGGCCATCTGTTGCTACAGTAACTTCATTGTCTCCTTAATTGTCCGTGCCTTTCCAGTAAATAGTTACTGAGTACTTGCATCTGTTTTTATTGCAATCCCTTTGTATCTCCCTGTTGGCTGGCTGGAAATTCATATTTCTTCCTTGTCTGAGTGTATTCTGTCTGAGATTTTAATGCAGTGTACTTCATGCGGCAGCCTTATGAAGCTGtgtcttttttccctttaatttcTTGATGCTGTGTGAATTATTCCCTGCTGTAAACTGGaaggaggagctgctgatcttGCTCTGTATACCAAAACTCATTATGTTCACAATTGCTCCATGCTGCAAAAGGATATTGCAGATCTTCACCCAGAAATCTGTTGTAGACCTTTCAAAATATAGCCTCAtcaaatacactgctcaaaaaaataaagggaacaccaaaataacacatcccagatctgaatgaatgaaaaattcttattaaatactttgttctttacatagttgaatgtgctgacaacaaaatcacacaaaaattatcaatggaaatcaaatttattaacccatggaggtctggatttggagtcacactcaaaattaaagtggaaaaacacactacaggctgatccaactttgatgtaatgtccttaaaacaagtcaaaatgaggctcagtagtgtgtgtggcctccaCGTGCCTGTATGACCTCCCTACAAcgcctgggcatgctcctgatgaggtggcggatggtctcctgagggatctcctcccagacctggactaaagcatccgccaactcctggacagtctgtggtgcaacgtggcgttggtggatggagcaagacatgatgtcccagatgtgctcaattggattcaggtctggggaacgggcgggccagtccatagcatcaatgccttcgtcttgcaggaactgctgacacactccagccacatgaggtctagcattgtcttgcattaggaggaacccagggccaactGCGCCAGCATATGGTCTCACAATGGGTCTGAGGATCTCATCTCAGTACCTAATGGCAGTCAGGCTACCTCTGGCGAGCACATGGAGGGCTGTGCGGCCCCCCAAAGAAATGCCACTCCACACCAttactgacccactgccaaatcggtcatgctggaggatgttgcaggcagcagaacgttctccgcggcgtctccagactctgtcacgtctgtcacatgtgctcagtgtgaacctgctttcatctgtgaagagcacAGGACGCCAGTGGCGAATTTGCCAAtcttggtgttctctggcaaatgccaaacATCCTGCACGGTGTTGGGCTGTAAGCACAACCCCCACCTGTGGATGTCGGGCCCTCataccaccctcatggagtctgtttctgaccgtTTGAGCAGATGCATGCACATTtgtggcctgctggaggtcattttgcagggctctggcagtgctcctcctgttcctccttgcacaaaggcGGGGGTagtggtcctgctgctgggttgttgccctcctacggcctcctccacgtctcctgatgtactggcctgtctcctggtagcgcctccatgctctggacactacgctgacagacacagcaaaccttcttgccacagctcgcattgatgtgccatcctggatgaGCTGCACTACCTGAGCCACTTGTGTGGGTTGTAGACTCCGTCTCATGCTACCGCTAGAGTGAAAGCACCGCCAGCATTCAaaagtgaccaaaacatcagccagAAAGCATAGGAACTGAGAAGTGGTCTGTGGTCACCACCTGCAGAACCACTTCTTTATTGGGGGTGTCTTGCTAATTGCCTATaatttccacctgttgtctattccatttgcacaacagcatgtgaaattgattgtcaatcagtgttgcttcttaagtggacagtttgatttcacagaagtgtgattgacttggagttacattgtgttgtttaagtgttccctttatttttttgagcagtgtattacCAGTCGCCATTTAAGGAAAATTCTAGCTTCATGCAATGTTATTTTCACAGTTCTGTAAGCCATTGTTCTTATTGGTAAGTGCTCAAGTTAACTGCTGACACCTGGGAATGCAGCAACGtcactgaaaagaaaaagatcaactTCAAAAACCATCAGGTTAGCTAAACATATTTCTGGTTCAACTTTGACCTACCCTACTTGCTGTAGGTGTGCATGCACATATTTTCCTTGTGTAAGGAGGGAATGTTGCTGACTTCTCAGGCGTACCCATATTCGCTTTTGCCTTGAtctgctctctggctctctttTGTTTGAAATGAAGTTTTTAATGAAGAGTCTTCATTTGAAAGCCTAGAGAGTTGTGTTTATTTGAGTCTTTCTTGATATTTTGTTCTCAGGCATCATCGCCATTTTGCCCACCCATCCCTCTCTACCAAACCTATGCCAGCACGTTTCCATACCTGCTGAGACATATCTTCTGGTAGAGCACCAGCGCCCACTGCAGGGGCCAGTACAGCCCGTTCTCAAACCAGCTCTGACAGCGGAACACGGGCGACAGGCAGACGGCTGCCGTCACATAGCTGGATGATCCACACTCCCCCAGGTAAGAGAGGAGAAGGCCCGACCCGGTGCTCTCGCTCACTGCATACAGTCTTCCTGCAGGCTGTCGATGGCGGATGTAGCGCACAGCCTCGCGCAGGTCCGCAGGGTCACCGAACTGCTGCAGCTTGAGGGTGGTGAGCGGGGTGCCGTTGTGGCTGCGGCGGTTGAAAACTGCCGGAAGGTAGCCATGGGACAGTGCCGTTTCACATAACTGTAGAGACGGAGggaggagaaaataaatgaaatgctagCCATGTGTCTTTCAAAATGTGCGGGTGTTACAGATTGTGAGCATTACGGAAGGTTTGCTGGGGAGTTTTGTATTTAGTTTGTTGTCACCTTTAAATGAAATACAGAACCTTCACTCGTAAGATAAAATGGTAAAGGCATTCATCCATTTATGTAACATTAGAGAGCAAGGCCATGAAATGGTTGATATATGATGTACTTTACATACAGCATGCCTACATAAAGAAATcctcttttttctccttctGAATAGGCCACATGGTCGATTTAATTCAAGGACTCATTTATGTTAGATTTGTCTGCAGAGCACAGATGTAGCCTTCTGTCTGTGCTCTgctttcattacatttttatgtgtgcatgtttccTGCAAGCTTCCAATACAGACAAGCAAGGCACGCCTATAGgacatatccatccatccatccatccatccatccatccatccatccatcttaaTCTGCTTATCCAGCACCGGGTccccaagcaaagcaccccacaTGTCCCTCTCCACAGTAATGCTTTTCAGCTCCTCCCGGgtggaccccaaggtgttcccaggccagattaGATATgcaatccctccagtgtgttctgggtctaccctgggGCCACCTACAAGTGGGACAaacctggaacacctctaacaggaggcgcccaggaggatcctgatcagacgcCCGAAcaacctcaactgaccccttctGATGCGaagaagcagcggctctactccgagctccctctggatgtccgagctcctcaccctatctctaaggctgagcccagccacccttctgaggaaactcatttcggccacttgtatccaccatctcattcttttggtcactacccagagctcatgaccataggtgagggttgggacgtagatggaatAGTAAATCGAAAGTTTCGCCTttcggctcagctccctcttcaccacgaccaTCTGGCGCGGCGCTTGCACCATCTCAGAAGTTGCACCAAACTGCTGATCCATTTTACGCTCCATACTACCCTCACTCGttaacaagaccctgagatacttgaactccctcgcttgaggcagtaactcactgccaacctggagggggcaatccaAGAACCATAACCTCTGATATGAAGGTGCTGACACTCATCCCGACTGCTTAGCACttggctgcaaaccgccccagtgcacgctggaggtcacagtgtgatgaagccaacagaaccacatcatctgcaaaaagcagagacatAATTCTGAGGTTCCCAACccagaccccttcctccccccgcctgcaccttgagatcctgtccatgaatatcacaacgtatatttaatggcctcacagaccacTGTCAACACCTCTGCCTCCATTAAAAGGGACAATATTACAACCTTCTCCACCGTcgccttgtttgttgttgtcagaaactTTTCAGTCTGCCCTCTAGTGCTATCTAGTGGATGTATCTCTGCCAACATAAAGAAaagcatggaagtatgtgggcagtgatggTTGAGACGTTTGAAATGAACGATCTATTTTCGTGCCTAAAGGGAGTAAAATGAGCCTTAATGCCACAGATTGAAACAATGCCTCCTTTTATAAATCAGTTTCCGTTTTGTTCCACTAAATGTCTTTGCAGCTGTAACACGTGAAAATTGCATGGTGCTACTTTTTATTGTatggaaaaagaaataaactgtTGCTGGAGGAAGTGAGAACATAGTAAAACTACAGGATTAAATGTTGCCCCCTTTTACTGTGCGGATCAACCACTATATTCTGTACACTACAGAATAGGTTTAGCTGTCATCACTCCACTGAAAAGGAACATAGTTAAAGTCATACCATTAAACCGTATGCTGTTTTCACTTACAAGTTTACCAATTTATGTTTTGAAACAGTCCAGGAACTACCTCTTGTGAGACAGGTAGACAGTAGTAGGCTTCTTAGTAATACAGGTTTGAATTGTCAGCAAACAAGAGCTATGCATCCCAAGATACTTCCTTCACAAAGCAGTCCAAATAAGCAAACATCAGTAGCAAAACAAAGAAGCCTTCCCCTGATGATTGTTAATATCAGCTTGTCAACACTGAGGCAGTTGTCAGACAGTGTAGAGGCCAACATCATGCATAATTTTATTATCCGCGATGATGTCCATGCAGCACACAGATGCTAAGCTCAGACAATATGCAGCTCCCTGTGAACTGGGCTCTGAGCAAACTTGGCACACGAGGACAGGCTCGACTATGGAAACCTGTGATCTCATGACTCTGGCAGGTAGTCTTCCCTTTCAGTCAGCTGCAGTGTGGAGAGAATTATCACGACTCATTGTTTCTTCTCAAATGAGATATCATaattatgttgtttttgaaaCAAATGTGACAGTATGAGACATCTGGCCTGAGTGAGTGAATGTAAGAAGATGCTATACAAGTGAATGAGAAGTAACGTCCTTGTCATGTTTAACAGAAATTCAAATGTGTAATCTTTTAATCAGTATTGCAAACTTGGCAACACTTAATATTGTTTTGCAGCACGTAAAAACACTCTTTTAAaggttttattaattttattaaacatttttatgtgaCTTTTATGTAGAAAATTGCGGAATAAAAGTATTGATTTCctcaaaaaaaggaaagaaaaggaaaatctATACTTTTACTCTGTACTTATATATATAAGTAAGTACTTTTACTCTGTACTTATGTATATAAGTACAGAGTAAAAGTATagattttccttttcttttcttttcttagtAGTAAccaaatctctctctctctctctatatatatatacagtacaggccaaaagtttggacacaccttctcattcaatgcgttttctttattttcatgactatttacattgtagattctcactgaaggcatcaaaactatgaatgaacacatgtggagttatgtacttaacaaaaaaaggtgaaataactgaaaacatgttttatattctagtttcttcaaaatagccaccctttgctctgattactgctttgcacactcttggcattctctccatgagcttcaagaggtagtcacctgaaatggttttccaacagtcttgaaggagttcccagaggtgtttagcacttgttggcccctttgccttcactctgcggtccagctcaccccaaaccaactcgattgggttcaggtccggtgactgtggaggccaggtcatctgccgcagcactccatcactctccttcttggtcaaatagcccttacacagcctggaggtgtgtttggggtcattgtcctgttgaaaaataaatgatcgtccaactaaacgcaaaccggatgggatggcatgtcgctgcaggatgctgtggtagccatgctggttcagtgtgccttcaattttgaataaatccccaacagtgtcaccagcaaaacacccccacaccatcacacctcctcctccatgcttcacagtgggaaccaggcatgtggaatccatccgttcaccttttctgcgtctcacaaagacacagcggttggaaccaaagatctcaaatttggactcatcagaccaaagcacagatttccactggtctaatgtccattccttgtgtttcttggcccaaacaaatctcttctgcttgttgcctctccttagcagtggtttcctagcagctatttgaccatgaaggcctgattggcgcagtctcctcttaacagttgttctagagatgggtctgctgctagaactctgtgtggcattcatctggtctctgatctgagctgctgttaacttgccatttctgaggctggtgactcggatgaacttatcctcagaagcagaggtgactcttggtcttcctttcctgggtcggtcctcatgtgtgccagtttcgttgtagcgcttgatggtttttgcgactccacttggggacacatttaaagtttttgcaattttccggactgactgatcttcatttcttaaagtaatgatgaccactcgtttttctttagttagctgattggttcttgccataatatgaattttaacagttgtccaatagggctgtcggctgtgtattaacctgacttctgcacaacacaactgatggtcccaaccccattgataaagcaagaaattccactaattaaccctgataaggcacacctgtgaagtggaaaccatttcaggtgactacctcttgaagctcatggagagaatgccaagagtgtgcaaagcagtaatcagagcaaagggtggctattttgaagaaactagaatataaaacatgttttcagttatttcacctttttttgttaagtacataactccacatgtgttcattcatagttttgatgccttcagtgagaatctacaatgtaaatagtcatgaaaataaagaaaacgcattgaatgagaaggtgtgtccaaacttttggcctgtactgtatatatagagagagagatttgGTTACTGCTTCTAACAAGGCCAAACAGCATTGGTATCACGTATCTCGTTGTATCTCTGTGTTGTCAGCGAGTCTTCATATTTCCCAGTTGGGATCATCAGTTCAACATCTGCtaccaacacagcagcagcagctaacatcctaCACCAAGCCGTTTTAACAGTCACAGTAAAACCTACGCCAACACCGAAAAGGTTTGACTCAACAGTTTAAACCCGCTAATAACTGTTAGGTAACCTTAGCCACGTTATGCTAACAATTACTTCTGTCATTGTGTGTGCGGGTGGAGACTGTCCCTGgtgtggagctcacactcctgcagctgcAGTCTCCTAGCGGAGGCCGAGGCAGATGTACCGGTGACGTAAATGCAATagaaggggggaggaggagtgcGACATCTAGTGGCTAATGATATCAATCACACCTTTAACAGATGTGGGAAATGCAGGAGACTGATAAGTCCTCAAAGTTTACAAACTACAGTGCATAAAACAGCAGATTTTAGTGCATTGCTCCATGAAGCATACTGTAAAACGGATGAGAATTAAAAATTACAATCACTAAATATGTATGTTTCAAATCTGTAAATTCTGCTCACCCAACAGTCTTTTCATCTTCAAAGCAAGGCTCAGACACAAGTGTTTAGCAGCATTTTCTTTAGCTTGTAAGGCTCTCAAGTATCGGCCCTCTAAATCTAATGgttctgctgtttgtttctctgcatGTTTACAGTAAACTGTTGTTTAGTAGAAAACATTATAAGCCTGTAAAGGTGTTAGGGTAGGAAAGCAGAGTAAACATATGATGTCTTGTACACAGATTAGCTTATTGTCAACATCTCTTAATTTGCTAAAGCCTAAATCATTAATGATATGGTGGTTAGTGTGGGTAACATAATAGCACAGATTCTCATATGACATAATTATGTTATGTCCAAAAAGTtgagcagaaaaacagaaattcttaaaaagtaaaattagaTTTAAGTAAGTCTATACCTGAGCTTTTAACTCCATAAAGTGAGAAATATAAATCTTGAAAGACTGGAAAGTCTTGattcagagcagaggagaaatgacAATTAAATATATGAATTACACTAAAAAGCTCCTCCTGCAGAGAAGGCCTGAAACTGAGAGACTGTTCCAGTCAAAGCTCTGAATATTACCTTTAGAATAAATTATTCAATCCAATAACATGTCTGGAAACactgccttccctcttcccctcaACATAGGAGGAGTAGAGGAGTAGAGttcagttttctgtttgtcataCAGAAGCCTGGGGTCAGAAACAATGGTGGTAGCCTGTGCAAATAAACTGTCAGATTTGAAATGAGCTACAGTCTGCTTATATCTGCAGTAATCCCAATGGGAGTGCAAGGAGAGCTGCAGAATCACTGCATTAAATATTTACCAGCTGAGAAAGACTGCGGTAGGATTTTTGCCACTTTCTGGATGTCTATATGAAAATGGGGTCTCCTCAGCCAGATACAATGCCCGGCAGTGTCAGTAAGCTCTGAGCAGAACTAATACACTGGAacatcattcattcactcatttatTAGCGACTTGCCTAACTCATTCTATAAATAATATTCTGCATTATAAGAGGAGTAGAGGAGCCATTTCAAATGGTTATGAATCACTTGAGTTCAGTTTAATTCCCAAAGATACTGAGAGACATGATTAGATATTTCACAATTTAAACTGCATACGAGGGGCCGGGGCTGAGAGATGAATGTTGCTGAGATTAAATTAGGTGAACTGAGTGTGAATAGATTTCGTCCTGCTCACGCTTGCCTGCTCAGGTATTAACACAGCGACACTGTGGTGATGCACTGTGTGAATCACCCACTATAACAGGCACAATGAGTGATGAGTAACAACTGCTCGGTGTTAGGAACCACACACCTTGAGGATGGCAAATAAAATTAAGGGAATAATTCACAAAATGCAAAGATATTGCAAAGCCTGTATCTGTTATATCATTTGTCACCAAAACCTAAAAACCTACTTTCTGCAGGCGAGGCAGTGAGTCATGACGAAGGAACGATATATTATGAATCCGATAAATTCACCAGCTTAGAGGGAACACATGCTGAATGCTTCCTTACTGTTTCCTAGCTTTAATTAGTAGCTACAAGCTTGACCTTTACATCTAAATCATATTTGGGAACATTAAGTCTCTGGCACTACTTTTCCTAAAATGGTATCTTGACAGTGTGAATTTAGAGATATCGGCGTCATCGCAggaacagtaaaaaaaaaaaaaaaaaaacgaacagCAGCTGCTCCAGCAGTTTTTCTGCCAGAGATGATAAACTCTCAGCTCAGTGACAAATTCCTTCAGCggggagtccagacactggacAGCATGCCAGCTCTCATACAAACGGTCcctcttatacacacacacaagaggcaGCATTTATTCTCCTCGCCCGCTGTCCTAAAACAATTTGCAAcatcaaaaacataaacacaagagAGCCTCATACTTTGGATGTTATCAGCCCATTGAATGGCTCTTATGAGCTGTCATCAGGAGCATGACTTGAAGTAGTACGGCCCAACGCTAACCTAACAATATTCTATGTATCATTTGTGTTTATTGCAAGGCAATGACCTTGATTGACTTCAGTAATTATGAAAGACAGGGGAAAGGAGGAAGCCAGGAAGTATAAACACCGACAAAGTCTGCATAGGGCACGGTGGatggatgtgtccaacaaacacaggactgcTCACGTCCAGTGTGGAACAGTTTGACCTAAAATACATCAGCTAACTTAGCATACTTAGTACATAATTTAACAACGTCCTGATTTTAACCTTTGTTCAGAGTCTTTT of Epinephelus lanceolatus isolate andai-2023 chromosome 4, ASM4190304v1, whole genome shotgun sequence contains these proteins:
- the abhd15a gene encoding protein ABHD15, with amino-acid sequence MLEWLVALCIVILVVLIWPGSKYFGTESQWDALLQGLGISHPATKDKTGRCASEREGSDGAQTACAGGRTDGKARTVALICKPSALANYLLKHCRTFSNYSPCVGWTWRASALLQSVYEACWPYDSPVQFVRDNLQLSDDGLVALDWAVPSYQKRRRTSSHSTSPVLLIIPNSFGKITRNVLKLCETALSHGYLPAVFNRRSHNGTPLTTLKLQQFGDPADLREAVRYIRHRQPAGRLYAVSESTGSGLLLSYLGECGSSSYVTAAVCLSPVFRCQSWFENGLYWPLQWALVLYQKICLSRYKTVLGETIQTDTLFSSCSLRGLEEALFCQTGQVGSTPAAPAGTSISCNTSGTWDAYWERNEPLRDVDEVAIPVLSVCAQDDPVRGDAQSTVPLELFETNPHFFLLLTERGSHCGFSTQFEGSAGGAVGAVGSAAAPNSGMESRRTNWSHRALLEFFRATTDFFAAEERAKQLAARRRGLGGGAGGRVFRHRSVSTCKRVPVCSHNIHAIYNWQRSYTR